Proteins encoded within one genomic window of Nitrospira sp.:
- a CDS encoding prepilin-type N-terminal cleavage/methylation domain-containing protein, with product MRRLMNNNGISLVEVMVAMMISGIALMGTLGAVEISARYAQQGAVNSRALEFVQGRVEAKRSVRWQLLLEDDLDRDGVAEIHMTDDGTGIDVTPGDGIYSAMYEQNGITVVWTIETDHPGPLSATSMVRIRAMATYLGRNKEKREVQMATMRANPNYVGQP from the coding sequence ATGAGACGGCTGATGAACAATAACGGCATCAGTTTGGTGGAAGTCATGGTGGCGATGATGATCTCCGGCATTGCCCTGATGGGGACCCTGGGTGCGGTGGAAATCTCCGCGCGATATGCACAGCAGGGTGCGGTGAACAGTCGGGCGCTGGAGTTCGTGCAGGGACGGGTGGAAGCGAAGCGCTCAGTTCGGTGGCAGTTGCTGCTGGAGGACGATCTTGATCGAGATGGTGTGGCTGAAATCCATATGACTGATGACGGCACAGGCATCGACGTTACGCCAGGCGATGGCATCTATAGCGCCATGTATGAGCAAAATGGAATCACCGTGGTCTGGACGATCGAGACGGATCACCCAGGACCCTTGAGTGCGACCAGTATGGTGAGAATTCGGGCAATGGCGACCTATCTGGGACGGAACAAGGAGAAGCGGGAGGTTCAAATGGCAACAATGCGGGCGAATCCCAACTATGTGGGGCAACCATGA
- a CDS encoding GspH/FimT family pseudopilin — MTQDGKTLTELLVVVGIVAIVASMALPNFMTLNSRTQLRCAAEEIASELRLAKQLALTNRDRVRILVDLDRRELVTQFVLSGLTHHVYHYSDKHLVIEEPSAGPEILFHPSGRSATATTVQLRSQEGQSQKLTVSITGRVSIL; from the coding sequence ATGACGCAAGACGGGAAGACGTTAACTGAACTCCTAGTCGTTGTCGGTATCGTGGCCATCGTAGCGAGCATGGCCCTGCCTAACTTCATGACCCTCAACTCTCGGACTCAGCTTCGCTGTGCCGCCGAGGAGATCGCTTCGGAACTGCGCCTAGCCAAACAACTGGCCCTCACCAACCGCGATCGCGTGCGTATTCTCGTCGACCTGGACCGGCGGGAGCTTGTCACCCAGTTCGTCCTGAGCGGACTTACGCATCATGTCTATCATTACAGCGACAAACATCTTGTGATCGAAGAGCCAAGCGCAGGACCAGAAATCCTGTTTCACCCAAGCGGGCGGTCTGCCACGGCCACGACGGTCCAGCTCCGGAGCCAAGAGGGTCAGAGCCAGAAACTGACCGTGAGTATCACAGGGCGGGTATCCATTTTATGA